A part of Arachis hypogaea cultivar Tifrunner chromosome 12, arahy.Tifrunner.gnm2.J5K5, whole genome shotgun sequence genomic DNA contains:
- the LOC112726675 gene encoding cysteine proteinase inhibitor → MATLGGNRVVEGSQNSIEIQNLARFALEEHNKNSNSSLELVRVISAKEQVVAGSIYEITMEAKDGDEKKQVYEAKVLVKPWLNFKELQEFKLVTDDDNENDNAASVSRALI, encoded by the exons ATGGCTACACTAGGTGGCAATCGTGTGGTTGAAGGAAGCCAGAACAGCATTGAGATCCAGAACCTTGCTCGCTTTGCTCTTGAAGAACATAACAAAAAttcg aattcaagcttggagcTTGTGAGGGTGATAAGTGCAAAGGAGCAAGTAGTTGCTGGAAGCATATATGAAATAACTATGGAGGCAAAAGATGGTGATGAGAAGAAACAAGTTTATGAAGCCAAAGTGTTGGTGAAGCCATGGTTGAACTTCAAGGAGCTGCAAGAGTTCAAGCTTGTtactgatgatgataatgaaaatgATAATGCTGCTTCAGTGTCTAGAGCACTTATCTAG